A region of Salmo salar chromosome ssa17, Ssal_v3.1, whole genome shotgun sequence DNA encodes the following proteins:
- the LOC123728157 gene encoding homeobox protein engrailed-1-B yields MEERIDQNSRDSTEGESVSLSPNLPSPPILPHQAAQQVHRTTNFFIDNILRPDFGCKKELGSRERAQTSGRENVNPLVIRPSHASSLCQDSNCSSDSTSSSSSSPSSKQNSTKQGEGNGTTTTRYGDTASIVVVNASNGGSPPAKESTPMLWPAWVYCTRYSDRPSSGPRTRKLKKKKNEKEDKRPRTAFTAEQLQRLKSEFQANRYITEQRRQSLATELNLNESQIKIWFQNKRAKIKKGNGYKNGLALQLMAQGLYNHSTTTVQEEKDDSE; encoded by the exons ATGGAAGAGCGAATTGATCAAAACAGCCGTGATTCGACTGAGGGAGAGAGCGTGTCCCTCTCCCCGAATCTACCATCTCCTCCAATTTTGCCACACCAGGCAGCACAGCAAGTACATAGAACCACAAACTTTTTTATTGACAATATTCTGCGACCAGACTTCGGCTGCAAGAAGGAGCTTGGGAGTCGGGAGCGGGCGCAGACCTCCGGCAGAGAAAACGTGAACCCGCTGGTAATCAGGCCATCTCACGCGAGCAGCCTTTGCCAGGATTCCAACTGCAGTAGTGACAGTACTTCTTCCTCGTCGTCCTCGCCGTCTTCGAAACAGAACTCGACAAAACAAGGTGAAGGGAATGGGACTACCACAACGAGATATGGAGACACCGCGTCAATAGTGGTTGTGAATGCCAGTAATGGAGGATCTCCACCCGCTAAAGAATCTACGCCGATGTTATGGCCTGCGTGGGTTTACTGCACGAGATATTCGGATCGACCCTCATCTG GCCCAAGGACACGGAAATTGAAAAAGAAGAAAAATGAGAAAGAAGACAAGCGACCCAGAACCGCGTTTACGGCCGAACAGCTGCAGAGACTTAAGTCCGAGTTTCAGGCAAATCGCTACATAACAGAACAACGGAGACAGTCACTGGCCACAGAACTGAATCTCAATGAATCCCAAATAAAAATTTGGTTTCAGAATAAGAGGGCAAAAATCAAAAAGGGGAATGGCTACAAGAACGGCCTGGCTCTCCAACTCATGGCCCAAGGACTGTACAACCATTCCACAACCACGGTCCAAGAGGAGAAGGATGATAGCGAGTAA